Part of the Bradyrhizobium sp. AZCC 1721 genome, CGACCGTTCAGCAACCCGAGATTGTCAGCGGTATCGTGCGTCGGCAAGCGTGGAAGCGCCGCGCGCTGCAACCGTGATCGCGGTCACGTACGACGGCCCGCACCCGGCTTAGCGTCCCAGCAAATCTCGCAACGAGGTCTCGCCTGAGGAGGCAGCCATGTCCCGCTTTAAGTCATCGCTATTGGGTGCCGGCCTGCTGGCAGGCCTGCTCGGCTTCGCTGGTGCGGCGTTGGCTGAAGCCCCGAACGTCGACATCCGCAACGGCATGCAAACGCCGCCGGCGGACCAGCGCGTCGCGCTGGTGATCGGAAATTCGAATTACCAGATCGCGCCAAAGCTCGCCAATCCCGGTAATGACGCGCAGTCGATGGCGCAGCTTTTGAACTCCGCCGGCTTCGAGGTCACCCAGGCCACCGACCTGACGCGCAGCGACATGGTCAAGGTCGTGCAGGACTTCTCCACCAGGGTCGCCGAGCGCGGCCCCGGCACCGTCGCCATGATCTATTATGCCGGTCACGGCGTGCAGGTGGCGGGTGAGAACTATCTGCTTCCGGTCGATGCGAAGATCGCTTCGCCGTCCGACCTTGACGGCAATTCGGTCCGGCTGGTCGATGTGATGGGCACGCTGGAATCGATCCCGAGCCGGATGCGCATCGTGGTGCTCGATGCCTGCCGCAACAATCCGTTCCCCGAGATCAACGACGCCGGACGGGGCTTGGCAATCGTCGATGCGCCCCGAGGCTCGATCGTCGGCTACTCGACCGCACCGGGTATGGAAGCGCAGGACGGCGACGGCAACCACAGCCCGTATACGTCAGCTTTCCTGAATGTCGCACGCGAGCCGAACCTGCCGATCGAGCAATTGTTCAAGCGCGTCCGGCTCGAAGTGAACAACACCACGTCCGGAAAGCAGACACCGTGGGAAAGTTCGTCGTTGACCTCCGACTTCTATTTCTTCGGCGATACCGCGGTCGCCGCAGGCCGCGCGCCGGATCGCCGCCCGATCATCCAGGCCGCGTCGAATCTGCCGTCGCGTTCGGTGCGCCAGGCTTACGACTACGTGCTGTCGGAAGGCTCGCCCGAGCACTATGAGGAATTCATCCGCCTTTACCCGCACGATCCGCTGTGCGACCACATCCGCCTGCTGCTCGGCAATTTGCGGATGGCAACGGCGTGGCACAAAGCGGTGGTCGCCAACTCGCCGTTCGCCTACAAGACGTTCCATGACAATTATTCCAACAGCCCCTACGCCAAGTCCGCGCTGAAGCTACAGGGCGCGCCGAAGGCCGTGCCACTGATGCAGTTCACGCATCTGGCGAAGCAGTCCCCGACATTTAAGCCGGGCAACATCGGTAATTCACCCATGCTCGGCATCTCCAAGCACAATCTTGGTGCCCAGGCCCACATGCCGGTGCCTTCCAAGATCATCACGCTGCCTGCCAAGGGCACGGCAACGAAAAACCCGGTCAGTGGCATCAACAACGGCAACACGGGCAAGGTCACGACCCTGCCTGGCAAGCTCACTGGCAATAGCAGTGGTATTGGCGGAAAGGCCACGACCCCGCCCGGCAAGATCAACCCGATCCCTGTCAATGCCGGCAACGTCGGCAAGGTCACGACCTTGCCGTCCAGGATTCATAACAAACCAATGCGGGTCACCAAACCCATCACGACCAGGCCCATGATGACCAGGCCGATGATGACCACCGCGCCGCGTCGGTTCAGCGGCGGCATGGGCGGCGGAGGAGGTTTCAGCCAGCGCTTCGCCTCAAGCCCGTCCCGCAGCTCGTTCGGCGGGTCATTCGGCGGCGGCGGCTTCAGGCGCTGAATAAGGAGCTCCGGACAACAAAAAGCGAGCAGAGCACATGCTCTGCCGCTTCCGTTTAAGATGTGATGATCAGGCGACCAGCTTGGCGAACAGGTCCGCGTCGACATTGCCACCGGAAAGCACGATGACGACGTTCTTTCCCCTGGCATCGATGCGGCCGGCCAAGAGTGCGGCGAGGCCGACAGCCCCGCCTGGCTCGACCACCAACTTCAATTCCCGGTAGGCATAGGCTACCGCCGCGCCGACTTCCTCGTCGGATGCGGTCACGCCGTTTGCGAGCAGCTTGCTGTTGATCGAGAAGGTGAGTTCGCCCGGCATCGCCGCCATCAGCGCATCGCAGATGGTGCGGCCGGCGGCGTGATGGGCCTCGCGATGGCCGGCGCGGAGCGACAAGCCGTGATCGTCATAGTCCTTGGGCTCGGCGACGATCACCTGCGCTTGCGGAAATTTTGCCTTCACGGCCGTCGCGACGCCGGCGATCAGCCCGCCGCCGGAGGCCGGCGCTACCACGATATCGGGCACGAGCCCGAGCGCTGTCATGTCCTCGGCGATTTCGCGGCCCGCAGTGCCCTGCCCTGCAATGACGAAGGGATCGTCATAGGGCCGGACCAGCGTCGCACCGCGTTTGCCGGCGATGCCGTTGGCGATCGCTTCGCGGTCCTCCTTGTCGCGGTCGTAGAGCACCACCTCGGCGCCATAGCCCTTGGTGCGCTCGCGCTTGGTGATAGGCGAGTCCGCCGGCATCACGATGGTGGCCTGCATGTTGAGGATCTGCGCCGCCGCTGCCACGCCCTGGGCGTGGTTGCCGGAAGAGAATGCGACCACCCCGCCGCCGCGCTTATCCTGCGGAATCGAGGCCAGCTTGTTGAAGGCGCCGCGGAACTTGAACGATCCGGTCCGCTGCAGCATTTCGGGCTTCAGAAAGACCTTGGTCCCGACGCGCTCGTTGAGAACGGGGAACGACAACAGCGGCGTCCGCACCGCGAACGGGCCAACCACTCGCGCCGCCGCATCGATATCTGCAGCACCGACCGGTGCCGTTGAGGCTTTTTCCGTCATGCGCACTTTGTATCGCGCAAGCGGACCGGCGGGCAATACAGATTCAGGTGATATCAGGCGGCGAAATGCGGGTCCTCCGCCACAAATTCGGCCAGCTCGCCTTCCGGCCGCAGGGGACCAAGATTGAGGGCATGATGGACGAAAGCCCGTGCCGAGGCTTGCCAGCTATGGGCGGCAGCAAATTCCACGCATTCTTTCCGCGAAATCTGCAGCGCCTCCAGGCAGGCCGCGCGCAAATCCTCGTTCAGCACGCCAACCGGCGCCGAGCCGATCACGTCGCGGGGACCGTTGACTGGAAAAGCCGCAACCGGCAGACCGCTGGCCAGCGCCTCCAGCAGCACCAAGCCAAACGTGTCGGTCTTGCTGGGAAAGACGAAAACATTGGCCGCCGCATAGATTTCGGCCAGTTCCTCGCCATGCCGCGCGCCGAGGAACACGGCGTTAGGATATTTGCGCTCCAGCGCCATCCGGGCCGGCCCATCGCCGACGATGAGCTTGGTGCCGGGCAGATCGAGATCGAGGAAGGCTTCGAGATTCTTCTCTACCGCGACACGGCCGACGCTGAGATATACAGGCATCGGCAGGCAGAGATCGGCGCTGCGCGGATGGAACAGCGAGGTATCGACGCCGCGTGACCACAGTACCACGTTACGAAAGCCACGCAGGCGCAGCTCAGCCGCCAGCGCCGGCGTCGCCGCCATTACCGCCCGGCTCGGCCGGTGGAAGGCACGTAGCGCCCACCAAACCCAGGATTCCGGAATCGGCGAGCGCGCCGACACATATTCCGGAAACCGGGTGTGAAAGCTCGTGGTGAACGGCAAGCCGCGCTTGCGGCAATAGCGCCGCACCAACAGCCCGATTGGCCCCTCGGTCGCGATATGTATGCTGTCGGGCCTTGCCGCTTCGATCAGTTGCGCGATCTTGCCGGGAAGCGGCAGAGCCAGCCGCAGGTCGGGATAGCTCGGCATCGCAAAGGTGCGAAATGATTGCGGCGTCAGAAAGCTCACCTCGACGCCAAGCCCCGTGGCCGCCTCCGTCATCGCGGTCAGCGTGCGTACTACCCCGTTGACCTGGGGATGCCACGCATCGGTCGCGACCAGGATATGCGTCATGCGGCGCGCGCCGCGACGCGGGGAACTGGCGCCGCCCTTCGCTGCGGATCGGTCCAGGTGATGATCTCGAACCGGCCGTCCTCGTGCTCGGCGAGCGCGGTGCAGCTTTCCACCCAGTCGCCGCAATTCATGTAGCGGATGCCGTGCTCGTCGCGGATGGTCGCGTAGTGGATGTGGCCGCAGATCACGCCGTCGGCGCCGTGCCGTCGCGCCTCGCCGGCCAGCGTCTGTTCAAACGCGCCGATGTAGTTCACGGCGTTCTTGACCTTCAGCTTCGCCCATTGCGACAGCGACCAATACGGCACGCCGAACATGCGGCGGAAGAAGTTGACGAGGCGATTCATCTGAATGGCGAAGTCGTAGGCCTTGTCGCCGAGATGGGCGAGCCAGCGCGCGTTCTGCACCACGAGATCGAAGATATCGCCGTGGATGACGAGATAGCGTTGGCCATCGACGCCGGTGTGAATGGTGTTTTCCACCACGTCGATGCCGCCGAAATGCGTGCCGTAATAGTTGCGCAGGAACTCGTCGTGATTGCCCGGCACGTAGATGACCTTGGCGCCCTTGCGCGCCTTGCGCAGCATCTTCTGCACGAAGTCGTTGTGCGATTGCGGCCAGTACCAGCTCGACTTCAGCGCCCAGCCATCGACGATATCGCCGACGAGAT contains:
- a CDS encoding threonine ammonia-lyase, whose product is MTEKASTAPVGAADIDAAARVVGPFAVRTPLLSFPVLNERVGTKVFLKPEMLQRTGSFKFRGAFNKLASIPQDKRGGGVVAFSSGNHAQGVAAAAQILNMQATIVMPADSPITKRERTKGYGAEVVLYDRDKEDREAIANGIAGKRGATLVRPYDDPFVIAGQGTAGREIAEDMTALGLVPDIVVAPASGGGLIAGVATAVKAKFPQAQVIVAEPKDYDDHGLSLRAGHREAHHAAGRTICDALMAAMPGELTFSINSKLLANGVTASDEEVGAAVAYAYRELKLVVEPGGAVGLAALLAGRIDARGKNVVIVLSGGNVDADLFAKLVA
- a CDS encoding glycosyltransferase family 4 protein; translated protein: MTHILVATDAWHPQVNGVVRTLTAMTEAATGLGVEVSFLTPQSFRTFAMPSYPDLRLALPLPGKIAQLIEAARPDSIHIATEGPIGLLVRRYCRKRGLPFTTSFHTRFPEYVSARSPIPESWVWWALRAFHRPSRAVMAATPALAAELRLRGFRNVVLWSRGVDTSLFHPRSADLCLPMPVYLSVGRVAVEKNLEAFLDLDLPGTKLIVGDGPARMALERKYPNAVFLGARHGEELAEIYAAANVFVFPSKTDTFGLVLLEALASGLPVAAFPVNGPRDVIGSAPVGVLNEDLRAACLEALQISRKECVEFAAAHSWQASARAFVHHALNLGPLRPEGELAEFVAEDPHFAA
- a CDS encoding caspase family protein; the encoded protein is MSRFKSSLLGAGLLAGLLGFAGAALAEAPNVDIRNGMQTPPADQRVALVIGNSNYQIAPKLANPGNDAQSMAQLLNSAGFEVTQATDLTRSDMVKVVQDFSTRVAERGPGTVAMIYYAGHGVQVAGENYLLPVDAKIASPSDLDGNSVRLVDVMGTLESIPSRMRIVVLDACRNNPFPEINDAGRGLAIVDAPRGSIVGYSTAPGMEAQDGDGNHSPYTSAFLNVAREPNLPIEQLFKRVRLEVNNTTSGKQTPWESSSLTSDFYFFGDTAVAAGRAPDRRPIIQAASNLPSRSVRQAYDYVLSEGSPEHYEEFIRLYPHDPLCDHIRLLLGNLRMATAWHKAVVANSPFAYKTFHDNYSNSPYAKSALKLQGAPKAVPLMQFTHLAKQSPTFKPGNIGNSPMLGISKHNLGAQAHMPVPSKIITLPAKGTATKNPVSGINNGNTGKVTTLPGKLTGNSSGIGGKATTPPGKINPIPVNAGNVGKVTTLPSRIHNKPMRVTKPITTRPMMTRPMMTTAPRRFSGGMGGGGGFSQRFASSPSRSSFGGSFGGGGFRR
- a CDS encoding UDP-2,3-diacylglucosamine diphosphatase encodes the protein MGSDSLSEESPERRFRTLFISDVHLGARGSQADRLLDFLKSHDADTIYLVGDIVDGWALKSSWYWPQSHNDFVQKMLRKARKGAKVIYVPGNHDEFLRNYYGTHFGGIDVVENTIHTGVDGQRYLVIHGDIFDLVVQNARWLAHLGDKAYDFAIQMNRLVNFFRRMFGVPYWSLSQWAKLKVKNAVNYIGAFEQTLAGEARRHGADGVICGHIHYATIRDEHGIRYMNCGDWVESCTALAEHEDGRFEIITWTDPQRRAAPVPRVAARAA